The following proteins are encoded in a genomic region of Saccharopolyspora antimicrobica:
- a CDS encoding AAA family ATPase yields the protein MTTIDIVTRFPRTTLKEAWLRSQQSEKWVFPDTVCSSVTMIYGRSNVGKSYLVSSMLLSLMLDGREFLGMQPTNRTKVWRPAILWTDPGSDEEYAERIYPELPKEAELGIFHVGRTTRVDEWEVLADHLITEGFNFVVVDNLQGVTGDTNESATVTTVFDGLTKLTNRGVPVVVLHHESEKGKVVAGASPMGTSTAVQKSRAWIQVRQSNRRNLRGGNTVLVIQSNALSQPQQLVAEPLTGPAYRVLDRGPWVTQDTEKKPKEKRGKPTYDERADMARWVVNNCQGKGLNATASALAEKFGKSQATCKEQLMRGALAKLVNRAGDGSAAVWSLK from the coding sequence TTGACCACGATTGACATCGTCACCCGATTCCCTCGAACAACTCTCAAGGAAGCTTGGCTACGATCTCAGCAGTCCGAGAAGTGGGTATTTCCCGACACGGTGTGTTCCTCGGTGACGATGATTTACGGGCGGAGCAACGTCGGTAAGAGCTACTTGGTTTCTTCGATGCTGCTCTCACTCATGCTTGATGGGCGGGAATTCCTCGGGATGCAGCCGACCAATCGCACCAAGGTTTGGCGTCCTGCGATCCTCTGGACGGATCCCGGTTCGGATGAGGAATACGCGGAGCGGATCTATCCGGAGCTTCCCAAGGAAGCGGAACTAGGTATTTTCCACGTTGGCCGGACTACCAGGGTAGACGAATGGGAGGTGCTAGCAGACCACCTGATTACCGAGGGGTTCAATTTCGTGGTGGTCGATAACCTGCAAGGGGTTACCGGCGATACGAACGAATCGGCCACGGTAACCACGGTGTTCGATGGGTTGACCAAGCTCACGAACCGTGGTGTTCCGGTGGTTGTTCTTCACCACGAATCGGAGAAGGGGAAGGTAGTTGCGGGTGCTTCCCCAATGGGCACATCTACCGCAGTCCAGAAGTCGCGAGCGTGGATTCAGGTTCGCCAGTCCAACCGGCGGAATCTGCGAGGAGGGAACACTGTCCTAGTGATTCAGTCCAACGCACTGAGTCAGCCTCAGCAGCTTGTGGCAGAGCCTTTGACAGGCCCGGCCTACCGAGTGCTGGACCGTGGTCCCTGGGTCACTCAAGATACGGAGAAGAAACCCAAGGAGAAGCGCGGCAAACCCACCTACGACGAACGCGCCGACATGGCGCGCTGGGTGGTGAACAACTGCCAGGGAAAGGGACTGAATGCAACTGCATCGGCCTTGGCTGAGAAGTTCGGCAAGTCGCAGGCCACGTGCAAGGAACAGCTCATGCGCGGTGCCTTGGCGAAGCTCGTGAACCGAGCTGGGGATGGTTCGGCGGCAGTCTGGTCGTTGAAGTAG
- a CDS encoding HAD family hydrolase, translating into MGSGDATRPARAVIFDYGGVLTTSGRAALHGWIEQEGIRPETFSAAIKEWLSRDAPHGTPIHRLETGELGAEDFNRTLAQRLRSVDGSPVAPEGLLQRMFARMRSEPAMLDLVRDLRAGGVRTALLSNSWGNDYPWDLLDGLFDVAVISAEVRLRKPDPRIYRMALDQLELSAEQVVFVDDGAPNVDAARRLGMRTVLHTDPAETRAQVSALTDVTSRGKESR; encoded by the coding sequence ATGGGTTCCGGTGACGCGACCCGCCCGGCCCGGGCGGTGATCTTCGACTACGGCGGAGTGCTGACCACCTCCGGCCGCGCCGCCCTGCACGGCTGGATCGAGCAGGAGGGCATCCGCCCGGAGACGTTCTCCGCCGCGATCAAGGAGTGGCTGTCGCGCGACGCACCGCACGGCACCCCGATCCACCGCCTGGAGACCGGCGAGCTCGGCGCCGAGGACTTCAACCGCACCCTGGCGCAGCGGCTGCGCTCGGTCGACGGATCACCGGTCGCGCCGGAGGGCCTGCTCCAGCGCATGTTCGCCCGGATGCGCAGCGAGCCCGCCATGCTCGACCTGGTCCGCGACCTGCGCGCCGGCGGCGTGCGCACCGCGCTGCTGTCCAACAGCTGGGGCAACGACTACCCCTGGGACCTGCTCGACGGGCTCTTCGACGTCGCGGTCATCTCGGCGGAGGTGCGGCTGCGCAAACCCGACCCGAGGATCTACCGCATGGCCCTGGACCAGCTGGAGCTGTCCGCCGAGCAGGTGGTGTTCGTCGACGACGGCGCACCCAACGTCGACGCCGCCCGGCGCCTGGGCATGCGCACCGTGCTGCACACCGATCCCGCGGAGACCCGCGCGCAGGTCTCCGCCCTGACCGATGTCACCTCGCGAGGCAAGGAGTCCCGATGA
- the fabG gene encoding 3-oxoacyl-ACP reductase FabG, whose amino-acid sequence MADSRVAIVTGAARGIGAATAKRLAEDGFAVAVIDLDEKHCAETVSAIEAAGGKALAVGCDVSDAEQVQAAVDRVAAELGAPTALVNNAGVIRDNMLFKMSEDDWDTVMGVHLRGAFLMSRAVQKHMVEAKWGRIVNLSSTSALGNRGQANYSTAKAGLQGLTKTLAIELGKYGVTANAIAPGFIATDMTKATAERVGMEFEEFTKAAAASIPVARVGQPEDIANTVSFFLDERAGFVSGQVIYVAGGPKA is encoded by the coding sequence ATGGCAGACAGTCGAGTCGCGATCGTCACCGGTGCCGCCCGCGGGATCGGCGCGGCGACCGCCAAGCGGCTGGCCGAGGACGGCTTCGCCGTCGCCGTCATCGACCTCGACGAGAAGCACTGCGCCGAGACGGTTTCCGCCATCGAGGCGGCGGGCGGCAAGGCGCTGGCCGTCGGCTGCGACGTCAGCGACGCCGAGCAGGTGCAGGCCGCGGTGGACCGCGTCGCCGCCGAGCTCGGCGCCCCGACCGCGCTGGTCAACAACGCCGGCGTCATCCGCGACAACATGCTGTTCAAGATGTCCGAGGACGACTGGGACACCGTGATGGGCGTGCACCTGCGGGGCGCGTTCCTGATGAGCCGCGCGGTGCAGAAGCACATGGTCGAGGCCAAGTGGGGCCGCATCGTCAACCTCTCCAGCACCTCGGCGCTGGGCAACCGCGGCCAGGCCAACTACTCCACCGCCAAGGCCGGTCTGCAGGGCCTGACCAAGACGCTGGCCATCGAGCTGGGCAAGTACGGCGTCACCGCCAACGCCATCGCGCCCGGGTTCATCGCCACCGACATGACCAAGGCCACCGCCGAGCGGGTGGGCATGGAATTCGAGGAGTTCACCAAGGCCGCGGCGGCGAGCATCCCGGTGGCCCGGGTGGGCCAGCCCGAGGACATCGCCAACACCGTGTCGTTCTTCCTCGACGAGCGCGCCGGATTCGTCTCCGGCCAGGTCATCTACGTGGCGGGCGGGCCGAAGGCATGA
- a CDS encoding FDXHR family putative zinc-binding protein, translated as MEITCGGCSSRWTGVSRCHCSGCHQTFSGVTAFDKHRNRSKCREPSKLGLVIVNGIWTHRES; from the coding sequence GTGGAGATTACCTGTGGTGGTTGCTCATCCCGTTGGACTGGCGTTAGTCGGTGTCACTGCTCCGGGTGTCACCAGACGTTCAGCGGAGTAACCGCGTTCGACAAACACCGCAACAGGTCAAAGTGCAGAGAACCGAGCAAGCTTGGGTTAGTCATAGTCAATGGAATTTGGACCCATCGCGAGAGCTAA
- a CDS encoding helix-turn-helix domain-containing protein, which yields MRGRPEGPGDTAKIREALAATGKTYTQIAEQMGVTVASVSAYAAGARKPAAGNLGKLAQALGIHVSKLLREDTSDAA from the coding sequence ATGCGTGGTCGGCCAGAAGGCCCAGGGGATACCGCCAAGATCCGTGAGGCTCTGGCGGCCACCGGCAAGACCTACACCCAGATTGCGGAACAAATGGGCGTGACCGTTGCGTCTGTGTCCGCGTATGCCGCTGGTGCTCGAAAGCCAGCAGCGGGAAACCTGGGCAAGCTCGCTCAGGCTCTCGGTATCCACGTGTCCAAGCTTCTGCGAGAGGACACCAGCGATGCCGCGTAA
- a CDS encoding Scr1 family TA system antitoxin-like transcriptional regulator: MLEPDSEKRDRKDLADTLRRLRKAAGLSGERLAARAAMSQSKISRIESGKVLPTVADVERIMTALDVPSDAQSDILAATRAANVEYVSVRSSARTGIWRRQAEIKALCESSKTVRHFLPIIPSGLLQTAEYARATLTPVIEGNPARDIDRAVRARLDAQDALNDESRRFHFLLTEQAIRIKRAAAPVMVDQLQNMATVSQRPNVDLAILPSSAQIGASPLNIFVVYDERLVTVEMFSGAVALRDYRDISYHLNVFEYFRDRALTGEHARGLLDSAADEFMRARD; this comes from the coding sequence ATGCTCGAACCTGACAGCGAGAAGCGGGACCGCAAAGACCTAGCGGACACGCTGAGGCGGCTACGTAAAGCGGCTGGGCTCTCTGGTGAGAGGCTGGCCGCTCGTGCTGCTATGTCCCAATCCAAAATCAGCCGGATTGAATCCGGAAAGGTTCTACCGACCGTCGCCGATGTTGAACGCATCATGACGGCACTAGACGTGCCATCAGACGCACAGAGCGATATTCTCGCCGCTACACGGGCGGCGAACGTCGAATATGTTTCTGTCCGTTCGTCAGCCCGTACAGGAATCTGGAGGCGACAGGCAGAGATTAAAGCTCTGTGCGAATCATCCAAGACGGTACGGCACTTCCTGCCGATCATCCCGTCCGGTCTCCTCCAAACAGCTGAGTACGCTCGTGCGACCCTGACGCCGGTCATTGAAGGCAATCCCGCACGGGACATTGACCGTGCCGTACGGGCACGCCTAGACGCGCAAGACGCCCTTAACGATGAATCCCGGAGATTCCACTTTCTGTTGACCGAGCAGGCGATACGGATAAAACGCGCAGCAGCCCCGGTGATGGTTGACCAACTCCAGAACATGGCCACGGTCTCACAGCGACCAAACGTTGATCTCGCCATCCTGCCCAGCTCCGCCCAGATCGGAGCAAGCCCACTAAACATTTTCGTGGTCTACGATGAACGACTAGTCACGGTGGAAATGTTCTCAGGCGCCGTCGCACTCCGCGATTACCGAGACATCTCGTATCACCTAAATGTGTTCGAGTACTTCCGTGATCGAGCACTCACGGGCGAGCACGCGAGAGGCTTACTCGACTCCGCAGCAGACGAGTTTATGCGAGCACGCGACTAG
- a CDS encoding phosphotransferase family protein — MTAEPLPGLDLDRLRAHLDDERPGLLAGPLTGELVQGGRSNLTYLVGDGQQRWVVRRPPLGHVLATAHDMGREFRVMSALAGTDVPVPRTHLLCQDDGVLGAPFYVMEYVPGTVYRTQRLTEQLAPQQRVELSWQLVDVLADLHSIDPESVGLGDFGRPQGFLERQVRRWSKQLAASRSRDIDGIEELATRLAGNLPTTSRAGIVHGDYRLDNVIVDDQRIAAVLDWEMATLGDPLTDLGLLAVYWEGFSGIERNPIAKGIGPEHGFPTAQQLLARYAERSGTDLSELDWYVAFGFFKIAVILEGIHYRFIHDQTVGEGFDHVGALVSPLVAQGLATLKED; from the coding sequence ATGACCGCCGAACCGCTGCCCGGCCTCGACCTGGACCGGCTGCGCGCCCACCTCGACGACGAGCGGCCCGGGCTGCTGGCCGGGCCGCTGACCGGCGAACTCGTCCAAGGTGGACGGTCCAACCTGACCTACCTGGTCGGCGACGGGCAGCAGCGCTGGGTGGTGCGCCGCCCGCCGCTGGGCCACGTGCTGGCCACCGCGCACGACATGGGCCGCGAGTTCCGGGTGATGTCCGCGCTGGCCGGGACGGACGTGCCGGTGCCGCGCACCCACCTGCTCTGCCAGGACGACGGCGTGCTCGGCGCCCCGTTCTACGTCATGGAGTACGTCCCCGGCACCGTCTACCGCACGCAGCGGCTGACCGAGCAGCTGGCGCCGCAGCAGCGCGTCGAGCTGTCCTGGCAGCTGGTCGACGTGCTCGCCGACCTGCACTCGATCGACCCGGAATCGGTCGGGCTGGGCGATTTCGGCCGCCCGCAGGGCTTCCTGGAACGCCAGGTGCGGCGCTGGAGCAAGCAGCTGGCCGCCTCCCGCAGCCGCGACATCGACGGCATCGAGGAGCTCGCCACCCGGCTGGCCGGCAACCTGCCCACCACCTCGCGCGCGGGCATCGTGCACGGCGACTACCGGCTGGACAACGTGATCGTCGACGATCAGCGGATCGCCGCCGTGCTGGACTGGGAGATGGCCACCCTCGGCGATCCGCTCACCGACCTCGGGCTGCTCGCGGTGTACTGGGAGGGCTTCAGCGGCATCGAGCGCAACCCGATCGCCAAGGGCATCGGCCCCGAGCACGGCTTCCCCACCGCCCAGCAGCTGCTGGCGCGCTACGCCGAGCGCAGCGGCACCGACCTGTCCGAACTGGACTGGTACGTGGCCTTCGGCTTCTTCAAGATCGCGGTGATCCTGGAGGGCATCCACTACCGCTTCATCCACGACCAGACCGTCGGCGAAGGCTTCGACCACGTCGGCGCCCTGGTGAGCCCACTCGTGGCGCAAGGCCTCGCCACTCTCAAGGAGGACTGA
- a CDS encoding DUF6879 family protein: MILTDLRQRFAECQRSAWRFECQPTYTMPNEQENLSRWRAGEPKPEGHNSAWHDRVRGYLADGKTLGRVRVVRQPLTQYQRYQLTWGIPGNIEAGEDIRILDLTNLDLDLPSHDFWLFDDEIVVDLNFNPDGTLINLDQRENPDLLMYRKWRDTALTHAVSFSEFNART, encoded by the coding sequence GTGATCCTGACTGATCTACGGCAACGGTTCGCGGAGTGCCAACGGTCCGCCTGGCGGTTCGAGTGCCAACCCACCTACACCATGCCCAACGAGCAAGAGAACCTGAGCCGTTGGCGTGCAGGGGAACCGAAACCCGAGGGACATAACTCCGCCTGGCATGACCGGGTACGTGGATACCTCGCAGACGGCAAGACCCTCGGCCGTGTCCGCGTGGTCCGGCAACCGCTGACCCAATACCAGCGGTATCAGCTCACGTGGGGCATCCCCGGCAACATCGAGGCCGGGGAAGACATCAGGATCTTGGACCTGACGAACCTCGACCTTGACCTACCGTCACATGACTTCTGGTTGTTCGATGACGAAATCGTGGTTGATCTCAACTTCAACCCTGACGGGACTCTGATCAACCTGGACCAGCGAGAGAACCCTGACCTCCTCATGTACCGGAAGTGGCGTGACACGGCGCTAACACACGCTGTGTCGTTCAGCGAGTTCAATGCTCGAACCTGA
- a CDS encoding recombinase family protein, whose translation MARRTTNRRVEQAADLREGLRVLGRIRLSRFQGKEDVTTSPERQRLAIERWAEANGHVIIGWAEDLDLGRSVDPLEAPELGKWFKEPERTDAWDIIAGYRLDRVATGSIYLSKVMAWCLEHGKSIVSTSETFDLNSSPGRMVAFILAEVAAGELEAIRERNTNAFDYTYSKGMYTGRMTPYGYKADGNEYAVDHDAKAVILEIVERVISQESIRKIVIDLNERGVPSPSDQQRLNVGKASRSARWSHQSINRILTSETLLGYAMRRDAILGKDGRPIRDAKGKKQFGESYVVRDETGAPVVRAEPILSRTRFDELQEALGKRVKSAPQRRKTETDMLLRVFYCPCGEPRYTVSNGSRTYYRCASSQKGKPCGQKAIRKELAETIFEEGMLDSFGNLPMQKRVYVPATNNADELASIEAEIENIADMITAPAFRGKTRDKLAGRLEVLDKRRSELEAQPVRQAGYRLEPTGETFAEHWGGLDSDRRNAFLRNAGVRFEMKSDIEFHFDFTHLELLLGLIDPSIDPQEHLDAEKAKAAAYRAELEAQYSWGS comes from the coding sequence GTGGCGCGGCGGACCACCAACCGTAGGGTTGAGCAGGCAGCAGACCTCCGTGAGGGTCTTCGGGTGCTGGGTCGTATCCGGTTGTCTCGGTTCCAGGGCAAGGAAGACGTCACTACCTCGCCTGAGCGTCAGCGGTTGGCAATCGAGCGTTGGGCGGAAGCCAACGGACACGTGATCATCGGGTGGGCTGAGGATCTGGACCTTGGCCGCAGCGTTGATCCGCTGGAAGCTCCAGAGCTGGGTAAGTGGTTCAAAGAGCCTGAGCGGACCGATGCTTGGGACATTATCGCCGGGTACCGGCTTGACCGTGTGGCCACTGGCTCGATCTACCTGAGCAAGGTAATGGCCTGGTGTCTGGAACACGGTAAGTCGATTGTATCGACGTCCGAGACTTTCGACCTCAATTCGAGCCCTGGCCGTATGGTTGCGTTCATCCTCGCCGAGGTTGCCGCTGGTGAGCTTGAGGCTATCCGGGAGCGAAACACTAACGCGTTCGACTACACGTACTCCAAGGGGATGTACACGGGTCGTATGACCCCGTACGGCTACAAGGCTGACGGTAACGAATACGCCGTTGATCACGACGCTAAAGCCGTCATCCTTGAGATTGTGGAACGGGTTATTAGTCAGGAGTCGATCCGGAAGATCGTTATTGACCTAAACGAGCGGGGTGTTCCTAGTCCGAGTGATCAGCAGCGCCTGAACGTGGGTAAGGCGTCCAGGAGTGCCCGTTGGTCGCATCAGAGTATTAACCGGATTTTGACTTCCGAGACGTTGCTCGGTTACGCGATGCGCCGTGATGCCATCCTCGGAAAGGATGGTCGGCCGATCCGTGACGCCAAGGGCAAAAAGCAATTCGGCGAATCGTACGTGGTGCGGGACGAGACCGGCGCACCGGTTGTGCGCGCTGAGCCGATTCTGAGCCGTACTCGGTTCGATGAGCTGCAAGAGGCTCTTGGTAAGCGGGTGAAGTCCGCACCTCAGCGACGGAAGACCGAGACGGACATGCTGTTGCGGGTGTTCTACTGCCCGTGTGGGGAACCTCGCTACACCGTTTCGAACGGTTCCCGCACCTACTACAGGTGCGCTAGCTCTCAGAAGGGCAAGCCTTGCGGACAAAAAGCCATCCGTAAGGAACTCGCTGAGACGATTTTCGAAGAGGGAATGCTGGACTCTTTCGGTAACTTGCCGATGCAGAAACGGGTGTACGTCCCGGCGACGAACAACGCCGATGAACTCGCCAGCATCGAAGCGGAGATCGAAAATATCGCGGACATGATTACTGCACCTGCATTCAGGGGGAAGACCCGCGATAAGCTCGCTGGTCGTCTTGAGGTGCTGGACAAGCGCCGTAGCGAGCTTGAGGCTCAGCCGGTGCGGCAAGCCGGGTACAGGCTTGAGCCGACCGGAGAGACGTTCGCGGAGCACTGGGGCGGCCTGGACTCCGACCGACGGAACGCGTTCCTGCGCAACGCTGGTGTTCGGTTCGAGATGAAGTCGGATATTGAGTTCCATTTTGACTTCACACATCTGGAATTGCTGCTCGGTCTGATCGATCCATCGATCGATCCGCAAGAGCATCTTGATGCGGAGAAAGCCAAGGCGGCGGCGTATCGCGCTGAGCTTGAGGCGCAATACAGCTGGGGATCGTAA
- a CDS encoding acyl-CoA dehydrogenase family protein yields the protein MTADATEIRGRVAEFLAAHDPRSTDRLEFLRARFDAGLAWVHFPAGLGGLGAARELQAVVDTAFAEAGAPDNQPQLNVIGLGMAGPTILRFGTDEQRRRYLRPLWTGEETWCQLFSEPGAGSDLAALSTRAVRDGEDWVVDGQKVWTSLAHRARWAILVARSDPDQPKHKGLSYFICDMTAPGVEVRPLRQITGEAEFNEVFLTGVRIPDSQRLGEVGQGWQVAMSTLMNERVAIGGRTPPREGGMIGEAAEAWRANPDKRTHGLHDRLLRLWVDAEATRLTSIRLRQQLAIGEPGPEGSAVKVSFAEQNQAITGFELEFQGEAGLSYDDWTFRQPDFASLTKRGAGFRYLRAKGNSIEGGTTEILRNVIAERILGLPQEIRTDKDRPWKELPR from the coding sequence ATGACCGCCGACGCCACTGAGATCCGCGGCCGGGTGGCGGAGTTCCTCGCCGCGCACGATCCGCGGAGCACCGACCGGCTGGAGTTCCTGCGGGCGCGCTTCGACGCCGGGCTGGCGTGGGTGCACTTCCCCGCCGGGCTCGGCGGCCTCGGCGCCGCGCGGGAGCTGCAGGCGGTGGTCGACACCGCGTTCGCCGAGGCGGGCGCGCCGGACAACCAGCCCCAGCTCAACGTCATCGGCCTGGGCATGGCCGGGCCCACCATCCTGCGCTTCGGCACCGACGAGCAGCGCCGCCGCTACCTGCGTCCGCTGTGGACCGGCGAGGAGACCTGGTGCCAGCTGTTCTCCGAGCCCGGCGCCGGATCGGACCTCGCCGCGCTGTCCACCCGGGCGGTGCGCGACGGCGAGGACTGGGTGGTCGACGGGCAGAAGGTGTGGACGTCGCTGGCGCACCGGGCCCGCTGGGCGATCCTGGTCGCCCGCTCCGATCCCGACCAGCCCAAGCACAAGGGCCTGAGCTACTTCATCTGCGACATGACCGCGCCGGGCGTGGAAGTGCGCCCGCTGCGGCAGATCACCGGTGAGGCCGAGTTCAACGAGGTGTTCCTGACCGGAGTGCGGATCCCGGACTCGCAGCGGCTCGGCGAGGTCGGCCAGGGCTGGCAGGTCGCGATGAGCACCCTGATGAACGAGCGGGTGGCCATCGGCGGGCGCACGCCCCCGCGCGAGGGCGGCATGATCGGCGAAGCCGCCGAGGCCTGGCGCGCCAACCCGGACAAGCGCACCCACGGCCTGCACGACCGGCTGCTGCGGCTCTGGGTCGACGCCGAGGCGACGCGGCTGACCAGCATCCGGCTGCGCCAGCAGCTGGCCATCGGCGAGCCGGGCCCGGAGGGTTCGGCGGTCAAGGTCTCCTTCGCCGAGCAGAACCAGGCGATCACCGGATTCGAGCTGGAGTTCCAGGGCGAGGCCGGGCTGTCCTACGACGACTGGACCTTCCGCCAGCCCGACTTCGCCTCGCTCACCAAGCGCGGGGCCGGTTTCCGGTACCTGCGGGCGAAGGGCAACTCCATCGAGGGCGGCACCACCGAGATCCTGCGCAACGTCATCGCGGAACGGATCCTGGGGCTGCCCCAGGAGATCCGCACCGACAAGGACCGGCCGTGGAAGGAGTTGCCGCGATGA
- a CDS encoding HNH endonuclease gives MKPPKRESWENSSRSKRLPPNWRALRAQVLRRDRNTCQINGPECSIQATEVDHIQAGDNHSADNLRAVCSVCHARKSALEGSKASRIARARMSALRKRRPERHPGRRDKRSQ, from the coding sequence ATGAAACCACCCAAGCGAGAGAGTTGGGAAAATTCCTCCCGCTCTAAACGATTGCCGCCAAACTGGAGAGCCCTCCGGGCTCAAGTGCTCAGGCGAGATAGAAACACCTGCCAGATCAACGGCCCAGAGTGTTCAATCCAGGCCACCGAAGTAGACCATATCCAAGCTGGAGACAACCACAGTGCAGACAATCTCAGGGCTGTCTGTTCTGTGTGCCACGCTCGCAAATCAGCCCTAGAGGGTTCAAAGGCTAGCAGGATCGCACGTGCACGCATGAGCGCGCTACGCAAGCGCAGGCCAGAGCGTCACCCTGGACGTAGGGATAAGCGTTCGCAGTAG
- a CDS encoding acyl-CoA dehydrogenase family protein, which produces MDFGYDARTEELREQLLDFMDSHVYPAEPVFLQQLAEAEDEWAAHPPIMAELKAEARKRGLWNLFLPGEHGAGLTNLQYAPLAEIMGRAGRLAPEATNCSAPDTGNMEVLAQFGTEQQKQQWLKPLLEGEIRSAFCMTEPDVASSDATNIGTRIERDGDHYVINGRKWFSSGAMNPRCEILIVMGKTDPGAERHRQQSQVLVPKDTPGVRIERSMHVFGYSDADHGGHAEVVFDDVRVPVDNVIAGEGEGFAIAQARLGPGRIHHCMRAIGMAERALELMCRRTSERVAFGKPLAEQGIVQHWIAESRVKIEQARLLVLKTAWLMDTVGNRGAHTEIQAIKVAVPEMATWVIDRAIQAHGGGGVSQDFPLANLYAHARTLHIVDGPDEVHRRSLARRELKKYR; this is translated from the coding sequence ATGGACTTCGGCTACGACGCACGCACCGAGGAACTGCGCGAGCAGCTCCTGGACTTCATGGACTCCCACGTCTACCCGGCCGAGCCGGTGTTCCTGCAGCAGCTCGCCGAGGCCGAGGACGAGTGGGCAGCGCACCCGCCGATCATGGCCGAGCTCAAGGCCGAGGCCCGCAAGCGCGGCCTGTGGAACCTGTTCCTGCCCGGTGAGCACGGCGCCGGGCTGACCAACCTGCAGTACGCGCCGCTGGCCGAGATCATGGGCCGCGCCGGGCGGCTCGCGCCGGAGGCCACCAACTGCTCCGCGCCGGACACCGGCAACATGGAGGTGCTCGCGCAGTTCGGCACCGAGCAGCAGAAGCAGCAGTGGCTGAAACCGCTGCTGGAGGGCGAGATCCGCTCCGCGTTCTGCATGACCGAACCCGACGTGGCCTCCTCGGACGCCACCAACATCGGCACCCGCATCGAGCGCGACGGCGACCACTACGTCATCAACGGCCGCAAGTGGTTCTCCTCCGGCGCGATGAACCCGCGCTGCGAGATCCTGATCGTGATGGGCAAGACCGATCCGGGTGCCGAGCGGCACCGCCAGCAGAGCCAGGTGCTGGTCCCCAAGGACACCCCGGGCGTGCGGATCGAGCGCAGCATGCACGTCTTCGGCTACAGCGACGCCGACCACGGCGGCCACGCCGAGGTGGTGTTCGACGACGTCCGGGTGCCGGTGGACAACGTCATCGCGGGCGAGGGCGAAGGCTTCGCGATCGCCCAGGCCCGCCTCGGGCCGGGCCGCATCCACCACTGCATGCGGGCCATCGGCATGGCCGAGCGCGCCCTGGAGCTGATGTGCCGCCGCACCAGCGAGCGCGTCGCCTTCGGCAAGCCGCTGGCCGAGCAGGGCATCGTGCAGCACTGGATCGCCGAATCGCGGGTGAAGATCGAGCAGGCCCGGCTGCTGGTGCTCAAGACCGCGTGGCTGATGGACACCGTGGGCAACCGCGGCGCGCACACCGAGATCCAGGCGATCAAGGTGGCGGTGCCGGAGATGGCCACCTGGGTCATCGACCGCGCCATCCAGGCCCACGGCGGCGGTGGCGTCAGCCAGGACTTCCCGCTGGCCAACCTCTACGCCCACGCCCGCACCCTGCACATCGTCGACGGCCCAGACGAGGTGCACCGCCGCTCGCTCGCCCGCCGCGAGCTCAAGAAGTACCGCTGA